GGTGCCCTATAAACAGCTTGTGCATAGCACAGAGGAACACCCTCGGATAGTCtccagccagttggttttagggACTTGCACCCTCCATGgggtgagtctcctatgtaaagagcatAAGGTTTGTATAAACGTGgcgctggaacaaatgacaaatttgaaataatttgtatttttcatagctacagtatacaaacctaaagttctttacacatactggtcctGCCATCACCTTCCCAGAGAAGTCCTGCCTCAATTACAAAGTGACggttgtttactagtgctggtgtgagcaccCCGCTACTTCattccgctaactagcggagggtagtttCACCTCACCAAAAGTTTAATGTCTGGTTTCAGCTATTGCCAAAATAACATTCCTGTGTAAATAGCTTCAAGTTTGTATGCagtacttaggaaaaatacaaattatttcaaatttgtaatatttacattgatcttCAAGTACTTTTTAGAGTTACTAGTATGATTCCATATtattatatatggatttttttttgtgtgggtgattttggaattttatttttttattactattgtgtACTGATCACTTTTATGTCCAATAGTTTCTATATACAAAACTTTTCTATATTTATAAGATTTATTTAGGCAACCATGAAATGTATTTTGTATCACTTGtgtattaattttatattcttgAATATATGGATATTTTATGCAAAATAGATAATTAGAGCTATTTGAAAATACCAGAACTGTACTTTATTTCATAGACTTATTTGGATTCTAGTATACTCCGATGGTCGTGTGTGTATATCCATCCTCCATGCTCCCGGTGATGACCCAATGGGCTATGAATCTAGTGCAGAAAGGTGGAGTCCTGTGCAGAGTGTGGAGAAAATTTTGCTATCTGTTGTTTCAATGTTAGCTGGTAAGTATATTTGTGTacagtattattgattttttgcaaTGTATTTGTCTATTTCGGAGAAATGTATTATTGTGTTGTAGTATGTACTGTATTAGGAAATTAATAGCACCTATGTTTACCCCACTTGAATGAATCTGTGATGAGGTACTGGCCAAACTTTTAAGTGAAGGGAACAAACTACTAGACAGAACATGATGCAAATAATTGTTTAGTTGAAACGTCGTTCACCCCAACGAGATCTAATGGAATCATACAATATGCCACGTCATCCGCCTATGTAATGCGATACAATTTAGAAGCACTTACTTTAAAAAAGGAAGGGATATAGCAAATTGAGGGATATTAGGATCCACTAGGTATTCTGCCTCATAATCTAGTTGTTGTATGTAGGGACAAGAATTGCATTATGTTGTTTAGTAGCAGAAGGGTCTATAGTAATTTAATGTCTAAAGTAATTTAATAATTCAAGTGTCTGTGAGAGGCTATTGAATCTGTAATGCACAGCAaatttcctctcctctctgggctatatttcctgttaGACCACTTCAGTATctcagctagtaatgataataatacccttGTCCCTAGGGAAAATATGCACTGAAGAGTTATGATAGCTACCAACTTGAGTGAATATGTAAGTTGTATTATGCTTAGTACACTTTTGTCAGATTTATGAGGAAAAAGGTGGTGTAAGGAATATACCAGACCTTAGGAAAAGTCATAATTAGAGAAGGATACAACATCAAACTGTCTGGACAATCCTTAAAAGATCTTACTAATCAGGCTACAGTATTTCAGTGGGTACCTTTTCCCTATATCACTCTACTACCTATAAAAGTCTCTTGATACTGTAACTATTTCAGaacattatttacattatttatttcacATTGATTGATATAAGATAATGGTGAGACTGTTTCTACAGGACATTCTCTATATCTGAGGTACCAGAAGTGGGTGGCACTATCAGTGTGACCTCACAGTGCAAAAAGAGTATCTCtgaagggtctttgcagcatcTTTTAATCTGTAGCTGCCCTCACTTTTAGCCTGCTACTTTATCTCTATTTAAGCTTTCTTTCTTAAATCTTGGTGTCCAACTTCCctcaatatttatttcaaagtgcaACTGGTAGGGTTTCCCTCCATTGCACCTCAGTATTTTTATAACCTATGCCATAACATATTGACCAAGttttaaaaatcaaatatatgCCAAAGCTCTTGTCTGGTAACGTTCATGCAAAAAAATCCAAAATTCTTAGGGTTACCTGCAATTGTCAATAGTAAAGTTGATTGAAAAGTTTCTTTCAtcattgaaattttgaaatttccaTCAACAAAGAAAGAATATCATCAGCTCACTTTTTACCATCAAGGAAGACCCATTCAAGGTCTGAACTGTTTCGAACCACTTTGCTCAATCTAACTGGAAGGAAGGTGTTGACTTCTGGAATGCCTTAAGTTTGCATCAGGGCAACAATTTTCTTGGCTGCTGGGCCATCATTTATGGAAAAATAGAATGGGCTCTTGTCAAGGGTCTGGCGATCAATATGGTAATGGTGTGCTTCATAGGTGTCATAGAGCCTTGCCAATGTATGGGTGGAGAGACTTCTCTAAAGAAGGACCTGTCATCAGCTTAATCTGCAATCGTGATGTTCCTCTTGGAATTAACCTTGTGATTATCACCATGTCAGGCATTTGCTTAAATGAAGATCATGGAAGTCAGGAGCCAAAAAGTACCCAATCTCTTGACCCCATTATGTTTTGTATATGCCACTGTAGTTATCTGCCATCACTCGTATCATCTTGTTCATTGTGAGTGAAGGTCTGAAAACAGCGATGGTTTTCTTTCCAAGTATGTTTACATGATGTTCTTTCTCACATCAGGATCCCATTTATGAGGTTTCTCTACCCCTCGTGTAAAGTCCATAAAGAATAGATTCTGTGGAGTAGTTATGAATGACCTTAATACCTTGAAGTTCTAAGAATCCTGTCATTGCTGGAGACACTTTTCATATGTCATGTAATAATGCTATTGGCTAAGGTTTAACTGTCCAGGACTTGAAAAGTTACAGCTGTAATAATTTGAGTCATGAATTAACTTCAGGAGTAACTTTCTATGTAGATGAGATGACCAATCAATGATtacctcatttaaaggtttaatggttactaatgaatggcagaggcaacagatagggcaatgtcctagaggctgactatatattcatatgatcagtgcccaagcctcctctccatcaagctaagatcagggaaggCCAACAGATTGCTAGGTAGGGACATTTCTAGTAGGCTACCATATGGAATCCAACCATAAGAACCTCAAATGTGATGATGATAATCTCTGGATCTTGTCTTGCTTGGGTGACCAGGGCATCTAATGTGCCCGTGACCATCCCCCAAATAAGTTACTCGATCATTCAATGAATAAATTAGTGTAGGCAGTGGTTTTCAGTGATTTAATTGATTTGCTGTTGACCATCAATGTATGCAAAAACTCATGTAGTTTTGGAGATTTAATTTATTTCACCTCATCTAAACTAGAGGGAATAAAGGGTTCGCAGAcaactttttaatttttgtttatgaCAGCCAAGCTTTTTCAATGAAAAATTCACATTACATGagcaaattattgaaataattgatTTTAGTTTCAAGATGTTTTGGGGGGAACTAGTTCAGGCTTTTGACGTCTGAATAATTGAGTTTTTCTTGTGTTGCAGCATCTTTTATTGTTTTCCTATTGGTATATTGTGCTTTTAAGCTAATTTATGAAAGTTCTCAACATTTCCAATTTGGAAGGTTATCATGTCGAAGAGGTGATTAATTTCTGTCAACTTGTTTGTCACTGCTGATATTGTGTCAATGTATTTTCAGTAGTTTGTCACGAAGTATAATGATCTTAACTGGTCACAAAATTCTAAAGTACAGTATGTAGAGGTGATTTTGTAACTCGTATGTGGATAGTGGTTATGAAGATTTGGATTCTTGTGTTCCCAGTTCTGAATTAGTGATCTGGAAATTCTTTAGCGTCTGAATAACTATCACATAACTTTGATACACTCATGTATTTCTGATAGGAGATTTTGTTCTTATGTGTGTAAAAAactttcctattttaaaggactcaaaGGGAATTTTGTTCTCAAGTGTGTAAAAAACTTTCATATTTTAAAGGACTTAAgtttgtatagctgggaaaaataaaaatttatccaAAAATTTGTCACCTTAATAGTACTGTATTAGTATATGGGATTTGTTCATTATTTATTGAACTGGTTTTGTGTTTTTGTAATTACAAGGAATAATTTTTAGTAAACTCTTTTTGCATATTTCAAAATCTATAACTTGTCTTTGTCTATGAGCAAATTAAATAATTCTTTAATTCACAATAACTCCATATACATGCAATAACTTATAGGACATTTTATTTTCAGAACCGAATGATGAGAGTAGTGCAAATGTTGATGCAGCAAAAATGTGGAGGGATGATCGAGATCAGTTCAACAAAATAGCCGAGAGATTGGTCAGAAATACATTGAACATACCGTATCCATAGttacaatattttcaaactgtgCCAATGGCATAATTTTTATGACTTTTGTTATCTATATTTCTTCAATGACTATTGTTATCTTGTAAATTATTTTATGTATTGTATATTGTGATACAAATATGGAGTTCTCTTACATTTAGGTAAACCACACAGGTAAGGACGTTTCTTCCATGAAAGATTGGGTTACATAGAAAACTGAGAGGTTTAGGGTAGTATATATAGTTTTGGGCTTcctgatataattttcataatactttACTGTATTTTTGGTGATATTGTTAATCagtgtatagaaaaaaaattttttgatcCAGCATTTCTTAACTGTTGAATCTAATCAACTGTAAATAATTCATGTTTACAGATGGTGTCAAGTTTATGGGTAACACTAAATCTAAGTTGTATGGAAACTTGTATACTGCAAAATAATGTCACTATTGTAATCCAgcagtgatatttcatcttgaaCTAAGGTAAATATTGAATCGCATTTAAATTATTTCTAAACACATTCAAATCTTGGTGGTTAGAAGGCAGTGGTTACCAAATTGCCAAAAAGAATGATTTACACGTTAAAATTGTATGGCAGAAATTGCAGCATATGTATACCTATATGCAATACGTATGCTTATACTATTATACTAGTCCATTATGTATTGTGATGTTTCTATCATAGTATAAATCTCAATGCTGTTcacataaaataactgaaaaaagatAGAAACCAATCCAAATGACAGTAATCCATTACCTCTTATTATTAGGCCattaaatttatgtttttattcaatACTACAGTACAGAGTATGAGCAAACACACTTATGGGTAAAAAAGCAATGTAATGCATTGGGCCTCATTTTTATTAGCGAGTGTTCATATTTTCTTAGTAGTTTAATGAGTTGGATTCATATTTACAATTGACCATATAATGTGcctgaaaaaatatttattcttaaatgATAGGGGAATATGATCACAAGATAAAGTTAGAGAAGTTGGATGGCTAGAATAGAAGACATTAGTGAATGAATGAAAAGTAAGAAACAGGAAGTGATGCAAGTTGGTAGCTTCATTGATGCTGTCAAGAGCTTTCATTTCTCTGTTTACAGTGTATTTTGCGAGACAAACCATAAGTATAACTCTCATGGGTCGTCAAATTCCATTATTGAATATTTGCCTCTTAGGTTCTGCTTGATGAACTGTGGACTTTCAAGACAGTATTACTTTCAAACTGTTTGTTTTTCCCCTCAAGAATTATTTATGGTCATAAGCAAAATGCAAATACAGTGTGTGTTTAAGGATTATCAGGGTGTATACTGTGACTGGAAAAATTTGACATATCTAGCAAAAGATTTGTAGAAATATGTTAGCAGGTGATGTTGGAAGTCCTACATTCAATTAGTATTGTGAAATGAACTACAAATATGTTAGCAGGTGATGTTGGAAGTCCTACATTAAATTAGTATTGTGAAATGAATAAGTTTGACCTAGAACTTTATCACTATTAAAAAACCATGAGTAAAGAGCAAATAATACAATAGTACTCGCTAATTCTAGCTTAGGTTCTGTTGTACGTTTTCTATAATGGGTGATGAGTACTTGACATAAGTATCCTAGATAGCACCAAGCGATTTGATACTTGGTAATGTTTTTATATTCTCCAGGTCGCTGTTTTCACTTTAGATATTTACTACGcagtaatatgcattatgaaaataattaatgaatagaaaaattaaCAATTATCCAACAACTTTAAGCTTGG
The DNA window shown above is from Palaemon carinicauda isolate YSFRI2023 chromosome 37, ASM3689809v2, whole genome shotgun sequence and carries:
- the Ubc7 gene encoding ubiquitin-conjugating enzyme E2 G2 isoform X2 — translated: MAGRALKRLMTEYKQLTLNPPEGIIAGPTNEENFFEWEALIMGPEGTCFECGVFPAKLIFPPDYPLSPPKMQFTCEMFHPNIYSDGRVCISILHAPGDDPMGYESSAERWSPVQSVEKILLSVVSMLAEPNDESSANVDAAKMWRDDRDQFNKIAERLVRNTLNIPYP